The following proteins come from a genomic window of Spirochaetaceae bacterium:
- a CDS encoding alpha/beta hydrolase: MPIRQHHPRLALFSLLLAGVLIGGCSQGFVQYQATPIPADVTELFRTLNSVESDTVWIFEQGGPKHEFDPFAYDSFVHYPGREEVQFVQVHQTLTLNHDLAEREGEWLLADLQAEVDVSVEILDRTIKHFKAQDKRVVVVGHSYGAFLLARYLALRGPEAADQYLLMAGRLDMPDQVVQGFLTGTVYWFPDAINPQPFPDQQFLPPKTPRERMEMRIAAATGHDRYTTELAGTDMRKVVYVYGTLDMIVGRLTDAEVLFLESAGSTVIAVQDGGHRAMFEDPNAARRISDALNQ; this comes from the coding sequence ATGCCGATCAGACAACACCACCCGCGCCTCGCGCTCTTCTCGCTCCTGCTCGCCGGCGTCCTCATCGGCGGCTGCAGCCAGGGCTTCGTGCAGTACCAGGCGACGCCGATTCCCGCCGACGTCACCGAGCTGTTCAGGACGCTCAACAGCGTCGAGTCCGACACCGTGTGGATCTTCGAACAGGGCGGCCCCAAGCACGAGTTCGATCCGTTTGCGTACGACTCCTTCGTCCACTACCCGGGACGGGAGGAGGTCCAATTCGTGCAGGTCCATCAGACCCTTACCCTCAATCACGACCTGGCCGAGCGAGAGGGCGAGTGGCTGCTTGCGGACTTGCAGGCCGAGGTGGACGTGAGCGTCGAGATCCTGGACCGCACGATCAAGCACTTCAAGGCTCAGGACAAGCGCGTCGTGGTGGTCGGGCACTCCTACGGCGCGTTCCTGTTAGCCCGCTACCTGGCGCTCAGAGGCCCGGAGGCGGCAGACCAATACCTGCTGATGGCGGGTCGTCTGGACATGCCGGATCAGGTGGTGCAGGGATTCCTGACCGGAACGGTGTACTGGTTCCCGGACGCCATCAACCCGCAGCCATTTCCTGACCAGCAGTTCCTGCCGCCGAAGACGCCTCGGGAACGGATGGAGATGCGCATCGCAGCGGCCACCGGACACGATCGCTATACGACTGAGCTTGCCGGCACGGATATGCGCAAGGTCGTCTACGTATACGGCACCCTCGACATGATCGTGGGGCGGCTGACTGATGCGGAGGTCTTGTTCCTGGAGTCGGCCGGCAGCACCGTGATCGCCGTGCAGGATGGAGGCCATCGCGCCATGTTCGAGGACCCCAACGCCGCAAGGCGGATTTCGGACGCTCTGAACCAGTGA
- a CDS encoding NAD(P)-binding domain-containing protein has product MAFTVCVTTEYDREVIAPALAQLPPEARVTYGPEVGRDLTRDEVLAAAADAGAVIASSEAYDADLFRALPGLRMVTRDGVGYNAVDLEAATEHGVLVTNAPVMHIATANFAMGLVTALVRRIVVADRETRNRGWTRRELFLAPGLDAMTLGIVGYGNIGRGVAQRALAHGMRVLAFSRGLTAAGAQRDGVTLAPVDQILAECDVVSVHVPLTDRTRGMIGAAQLASMRPGSYLVNTSRGAVLDEAALIEALRSGHLAGAALDVFEEEPVADDNPLLTMENTIVSPHIGSDTTVATHGAVQMCVANITAFLQGARPPNLLNPEVLDRIELPR; this is encoded by the coding sequence ATGGCATTCACCGTTTGCGTCACTACCGAGTACGACCGCGAAGTGATCGCTCCGGCGCTGGCGCAGTTGCCGCCGGAGGCGCGGGTCACGTATGGGCCGGAGGTGGGACGCGACCTGACCCGCGACGAGGTGCTGGCCGCGGCCGCGGATGCCGGCGCCGTCATCGCGAGCAGCGAAGCGTACGACGCCGACCTGTTCCGGGCGCTGCCGGGGTTGCGCATGGTGACCCGCGACGGCGTCGGCTACAACGCGGTGGACCTGGAGGCGGCCACCGAGCATGGCGTGCTGGTGACCAACGCCCCGGTAATGCACATCGCCACTGCCAACTTCGCCATGGGCCTGGTCACCGCGCTGGTGCGCCGCATCGTGGTGGCCGACCGCGAAACCCGCAACCGCGGCTGGACGCGCCGCGAGCTGTTCCTGGCGCCGGGCCTGGACGCCATGACGCTCGGCATCGTGGGCTACGGCAACATCGGGCGCGGCGTGGCGCAGCGGGCGCTCGCGCACGGCATGCGGGTGCTGGCGTTCAGCCGCGGCCTGACCGCCGCCGGGGCGCAGCGCGACGGCGTGACGCTGGCGCCGGTCGACCAGATCCTCGCCGAGTGCGACGTGGTGAGCGTGCACGTCCCGCTCACCGACCGCACCCGCGGCATGATCGGCGCGGCGCAACTGGCCAGCATGCGGCCCGGCAGCTACCTGGTCAACACCAGCCGGGGCGCCGTGCTGGACGAGGCAGCGCTGATCGAGGCGCTGCGTTCCGGTCACCTGGCCGGCGCCGCCCTGGACGTGTTCGAGGAGGAGCCGGTGGCCGACGACAACCCGTTGTTGACCATGGAGAACACCATCGTCAGCCCGCACATCGGCAGCGACACCACGGTGGCCACGCACGGCGCCGTGCAGATGTGCGTGGCCAACATCACCGCCTTCCTGCAGGGCGCCCGCCCGCCCAACCTGCTCAACCCGGAGGTGCTCGACCGTATCGAGCTGCCGCGCTGA